The following coding sequences are from one Pseudomonadota bacterium window:
- the gndA gene encoding NADP-dependent phosphogluconate dehydrogenase: MASLGVIGTGVMGRSLALNFLDNGVTVAAWNLERDKLDEAVKESGGRIQAADSLAALVSTLEKPRRLLMMITAGRPVDLVMDQLAPLLDEGDIVIDGGNSAFVDTQRREKDWAERNLHFVGMGVSGGEEGARHGPSLMPGGSKHAYSHLAAMLESIAAVSESGPCVTHCGPDGAGHFVKTVHNGIEYADMQAIAETYDVLHRIGGFDNAQLAQTFEAWNDGPLESFLVELTAEIFARKDDDGYLVDRVLDKAEQKGTGRWTATTALELSVAVPSIIAAVNARFISSVKALRQHVETEFEPPAIPSVPDQFSNTMHDALYAAKVLTYAQGMRLIMRASETYSWSVNLREVARIWKAGCIIRARLLDTIMAAYEKDPSLPNLMLDDAITTTLKTTVPALRQVVALAAAAGVPVPVMNASLAYFDSLRTSRLPQNLTQAQRDAFGAHGYQTIDDPDGAPKHSDW; the protein is encoded by the coding sequence ATGGCATCACTAGGTGTGATCGGTACGGGTGTAATGGGCCGCAGTCTGGCGCTGAATTTTCTCGATAATGGTGTCACCGTGGCCGCCTGGAATTTGGAGCGAGATAAACTCGATGAGGCGGTCAAAGAAAGCGGCGGTCGGATACAGGCGGCCGATTCGTTGGCGGCGCTGGTGTCGACGTTGGAAAAACCCCGTCGCCTGTTAATGATGATTACGGCGGGCCGGCCCGTTGACTTGGTCATGGACCAGCTGGCACCGCTGTTGGACGAAGGGGACATTGTTATCGACGGGGGTAATTCGGCCTTTGTGGATACACAACGTCGCGAAAAAGACTGGGCGGAACGTAACTTACATTTTGTGGGCATGGGTGTATCCGGCGGTGAGGAGGGTGCCCGTCATGGGCCATCGCTTATGCCGGGCGGCAGTAAACACGCCTACTCGCATCTAGCTGCGATGCTTGAGTCCATTGCAGCCGTCAGCGAATCGGGACCTTGCGTCACCCATTGCGGACCGGACGGCGCAGGTCATTTTGTCAAAACCGTGCACAACGGCATCGAATACGCCGACATGCAGGCGATCGCTGAAACCTACGATGTTCTTCATCGCATCGGTGGGTTTGATAACGCCCAGTTGGCGCAGACGTTTGAGGCGTGGAACGACGGACCGCTCGAGTCGTTTTTGGTTGAACTCACCGCGGAAATATTTGCCCGCAAGGATGACGACGGTTATCTCGTTGATCGCGTGCTCGACAAAGCGGAACAAAAAGGCACCGGGCGTTGGACGGCGACCACTGCACTCGAGCTAAGTGTCGCGGTTCCGTCGATCATCGCGGCGGTGAATGCGCGTTTTATCTCGAGCGTTAAAGCATTGCGACAGCATGTCGAAACCGAGTTCGAGCCGCCCGCTATACCTTCTGTGCCTGACCAATTTTCGAACACTATGCATGACGCGCTGTATGCTGCAAAAGTGCTGACCTATGCGCAAGGTATGCGATTGATTATGCGTGCCAGCGAAACCTACAGTTGGTCGGTCAATTTGCGCGAAGTGGCGAGAATTTGGAAAGCGGGCTGCATTATTCGAGCGCGCCTGCTTGATACGATCATGGCCGCCTACGAAAAAGACCCTTCTCTACCGAACCTGATGTTGGACGACGCCATTACCACGACGCTCAAAACGACGGTACCGGCGCTTCGACAGGTGGTGGCGCTTGCCGCGGCGGCTGGCGTTCCGGTGCCGGTGATGAACGCGAGTCTTGCTTACTTTGACAGTTTGCGCACATCGCGCCTGCCGCAAAATCTCACTCAAGCGCAGCGCGATGCGTTTGGTGCGCATGGTTATCAGACCATCGACGATCCCGACGGGGCGCCGAAACACAGCGACTGGTAG
- a CDS encoding dockerin type I domain-containing protein: protein MLRLINDAGAPHDGRMMMSVSKRCGLLLAAVSLLVPVSAQADIWDVVEDTYIYEFLGNQGAGTGDSEGMLVWNHETVHGAQTLLRFDANWVNDAALSGDYVAILHVYSACTPGGFVGACAGDPGVESIMTDVVLQSADWSENDPTLAWSTISQTGPSVTFEQTTASGWLSIDVTSLVEVWASGTVDFGLSITQEQYPVMRADSGSVAVSVFCDSESSIGPCATSDLRPYLEIVAVADSDSDGVADASDNCIDLANGNQLDSNGDGFGNACDADINNDCIVNFLDLSQFSGVFLTDDADADFNGDGSVNFVDLSILSSQFFNPPGPSGPAGDCVADQPAGYTL, encoded by the coding sequence ATGCTTCGTCTCATAAACGATGCGGGTGCACCGCACGACGGGAGAATGATGATGAGCGTGAGCAAACGATGTGGCCTGCTTCTGGCCGCGGTGTCACTGTTGGTACCGGTCTCCGCCCAGGCGGATATCTGGGACGTAGTCGAAGATACCTATATTTATGAGTTTTTGGGTAACCAGGGTGCCGGCACCGGAGACAGTGAAGGTATGTTGGTGTGGAACCACGAAACGGTACACGGCGCACAAACCTTATTGCGCTTCGATGCCAATTGGGTCAACGACGCCGCGTTGAGCGGTGACTACGTGGCGATTCTTCACGTGTATTCGGCCTGTACGCCGGGCGGCTTTGTGGGCGCGTGTGCAGGCGACCCAGGGGTCGAGAGCATCATGACCGATGTGGTGCTTCAGTCTGCCGACTGGTCGGAGAATGACCCAACCCTCGCGTGGTCCACGATCAGTCAGACCGGACCCAGTGTGACGTTCGAACAAACCACCGCGTCAGGGTGGTTGAGCATCGATGTTACGTCACTAGTGGAAGTCTGGGCGAGCGGCACCGTTGATTTTGGCCTATCGATTACACAAGAGCAGTACCCAGTGATGCGAGCCGATTCCGGCTCCGTCGCCGTGTCGGTGTTCTGTGATTCGGAGTCGAGCATCGGGCCCTGCGCGACGAGCGACCTACGTCCCTATCTTGAGATCGTCGCGGTAGCGGATAGCGATTCCGACGGCGTGGCGGATGCGAGCGACAACTGTATCGATCTTGCCAACGGCAACCAGTTGGACAGCAATGGGGATGGTTTTGGTAACGCGTGTGATGCGGACATCAACAACGATTGCATTGTGAACTTCCTCGACCTGAGTCAGTTCAGCGGCGTGTTCCTGACGGACGATGCCGACGCTGACTTCAACGGCGATGGTTCGGTTAACTTCGTGGATCTGAGCATCCTCAGTAGCCAGTTCTTTAACCCGCCTGGTCCAAGTGGGCCGGCCGGTGACTGTGTGGCCGACCAACCGGCGGGATACACTCTTTAG
- a CDS encoding YbhB/YbcL family Raf kinase inhibitor-like protein: protein MTRPSVIRLITVFLLTMSFAAPSAADAFAVHSSDIEHGSFMSKAQEYEGFGCAGENVSPNLSWTNAPKGTKAFAVFAYDPDAPTGSGWWHWQLINLPADVTELPAGAGNADSKSIPDGSMHLRNDFGYKGFGGACPPKGHGAHRYQFTVFALSDKLDIPKDASAALTGYMVNANAIASATIEALYKR, encoded by the coding sequence ATGACAAGGCCCTCTGTCATCCGGTTAATAACGGTATTTTTGTTGACGATGTCGTTCGCCGCGCCGAGCGCTGCGGATGCGTTTGCTGTGCACAGCAGCGATATTGAGCACGGCAGTTTTATGAGCAAGGCGCAAGAATATGAAGGGTTCGGATGCGCGGGCGAAAACGTCTCGCCAAATTTGTCTTGGACCAACGCGCCAAAAGGCACCAAAGCATTTGCCGTGTTCGCTTATGATCCGGATGCACCAACCGGTAGCGGTTGGTGGCATTGGCAATTAATAAACCTGCCCGCTGACGTCACAGAACTCCCAGCGGGCGCGGGTAATGCAGATTCGAAGTCAATACCAGATGGCAGCATGCACCTACGAAATGACTTTGGGTATAAGGGCTTTGGCGGCGCTTGCCCACCGAAAGGTCATGGCGCACATCGCTACCAGTTCACGGTGTTCGCGTTGTCGGACAAACTCGACATTCCAAAGGACGCCTCGGCCGCGCTGACTGGCTATATGGTGAACGCCAACGCCATCGCGTCGGCTACCATCGAGGCACTGTACAAACGGTAA
- a CDS encoding alpha/beta hydrolase: MATLVKILAAGVLLTAAFFYFSQRSMIFPAPSVELPSPLPPGVEKVPLKQGYALLLTPTRTQTEPSPLLIYTHGNAGAAIWSVNRVRTLRDAGLFVLLIEYPGYAGAPGKPSLTSIRATMLEAYDVVTARADIDANRVVAHGRSIGGGAVSLLAAERPVMALGFESTFTSLADLVAEKGMPSFLLRDRFDNSSTVDTIDVPVFVYHGTQDTLIPIEHGRRLHAIATRSVFVEARCGHNDCPPPWSEFLDYLADQDRLNDR; this comes from the coding sequence ATGGCAACGCTAGTTAAAATTCTCGCGGCGGGAGTTCTACTGACGGCCGCGTTCTTTTATTTCTCTCAGCGCAGCATGATCTTTCCGGCGCCAAGCGTTGAATTGCCCTCCCCGTTGCCACCCGGTGTCGAGAAAGTGCCGCTGAAACAAGGCTATGCGCTATTGCTAACGCCCACACGCACCCAAACCGAGCCCTCACCACTGCTGATCTACACCCACGGTAATGCAGGCGCAGCCATCTGGTCTGTCAATCGCGTGCGCACCCTGCGCGATGCTGGATTATTTGTGTTGCTGATCGAATATCCTGGCTATGCCGGCGCCCCGGGCAAACCATCGTTAACCAGCATCCGCGCCACCATGCTCGAGGCTTATGACGTCGTCACCGCTCGTGCCGACATTGATGCGAATCGGGTGGTTGCCCACGGCCGCTCGATCGGTGGCGGCGCGGTTAGTTTGCTCGCGGCCGAGCGACCGGTGATGGCGCTTGGTTTTGAGTCAACTTTTACCTCGTTGGCCGACCTTGTCGCCGAAAAAGGCATGCCCTCTTTTCTGCTTCGCGATCGCTTCGACAATTCTTCAACGGTCGACACGATCGACGTACCGGTGTTTGTTTATCATGGGACTCAAGACACATTGATACCAATCGAGCACGGCCGGCGACTCCATGCGATCGCCACCAGGAGTGTGTTCGTGGAAGCCCGCTGCGGCCACAACGATTGTCCGCCACCGTGGTCGGAATTTCTCGACTATCTCGCTGACCAGGATCGACTGAACGACCGCTGA
- a CDS encoding DNRLRE domain-containing protein yields MKKGILALAAFMLMGVHAGATSLSPTVDFYSFAGGFSDNDRLIVNNPGAGAAFESVAFMDFDVSSLAGQTITSATLVMEMYCNPGLTCTGDSAGSFMDISVNEVGIDVETVTDAAGAAVLMSSIGSVVDTVVASTPGVYTWDLTSLVASWVADPSSSNGFAITARGAGNGTFNNYFYSSIATGGMMPVLQIEATPVPVPAAIWLLGSALLGLVARRR; encoded by the coding sequence ATGAAAAAAGGGATTCTGGCTTTAGCCGCTTTCATGCTGATGGGTGTCCACGCGGGCGCCACGTCTTTGTCGCCAACCGTCGATTTTTATTCGTTCGCGGGTGGGTTTAGCGACAACGACCGACTGATCGTCAACAACCCAGGTGCGGGTGCAGCCTTTGAATCGGTTGCCTTTATGGACTTCGACGTCAGCAGCCTTGCCGGACAGACCATCACCAGCGCCACACTCGTAATGGAGATGTACTGCAACCCAGGGCTAACCTGCACGGGCGACTCAGCGGGTAGCTTCATGGACATTTCGGTCAACGAGGTGGGCATTGATGTGGAAACTGTGACCGACGCAGCCGGCGCTGCCGTGCTGATGAGCAGCATCGGGTCGGTTGTGGATACCGTCGTGGCGTCGACTCCGGGCGTCTATACCTGGGATCTGACGTCACTGGTTGCATCGTGGGTTGCCGATCCGAGTTCGTCTAATGGCTTCGCCATTACTGCGCGCGGTGCGGGTAACGGCACATTCAATAATTACTTTTACTCTTCGATTGCAACTGGCGGCATGATGCCCGTACTGCAAATCGAAGCAACGCCCGTCCCGGTGCCGGCGGCCATCTGGCTGTTGGGTTCGGCTCTGTTGGGATTGGTTGCGCGTCGCCGATAA
- a CDS encoding arsenate reductase ArsC produces MSRKKTVLFLCTGNSCRSQMAEGFARHYWGDRYTVLSAGIEKHGLNERAVQAMRDSGIDISDHQSKTLDEVQGRPDVVVTVCGHADQTCPVLTGPIRKLHVGFNDPPTMALDASSDAEAMVHYREVRDEIEAFIKELPSQLTPVAALH; encoded by the coding sequence ATGAGTCGAAAGAAAACGGTGTTATTTCTGTGCACGGGCAACTCATGCCGCAGTCAAATGGCGGAAGGCTTCGCGCGACATTATTGGGGCGACCGATACACCGTGCTGTCCGCCGGTATTGAAAAACACGGACTCAACGAACGTGCTGTTCAAGCCATGCGCGATTCGGGCATCGATATCTCCGACCACCAAAGCAAAACACTTGATGAAGTGCAGGGGCGTCCGGACGTGGTCGTCACGGTATGTGGGCATGCGGATCAAACCTGTCCTGTGTTAACCGGACCGATCAGAAAACTCCACGTGGGATTTAATGACCCACCTACCATGGCGCTCGACGCAAGCTCTGACGCGGAGGCGATGGTGCACTACCGTGAGGTGCGTGACGAAATTGAGGCCTTCATCAAGGAGCTGCCCAGCCAGCTAACGCCCGTCGCCGCACTCCATTAA